One Deltaproteobacteria bacterium DNA segment encodes these proteins:
- the gcvPA gene encoding aminomethyl-transferring glycine dehydrogenase subunit GcvPA, whose protein sequence is MRYLPHTPEDIASMLKVIGREDLEGLFSTIPDDCRTRGELDLPEALTEWELNEKLSTLSDSMAVSPEYSSFLGAGSYEHYIPESVSYLLGRSEFVTSYTPYQPEISQGTLQAIYEFQTLAARLLGMEVATASHYDGSTALAEALLMGIRVTKKEKVAVSSLIHPHYRRVARTYLHPTGFEIIELPMLDSGLTDLSPLEEIEGLAAVAIQSPNFFGCIEDLGAAADLAHQKKALMIASFTEPLAYGLFRNPGSQGADIACGEGQSLGIPPSFGGPALGIFAGKMRHVRNMPGRLVGKTTDLDGRRGFVLTLATREQHIRREKATSNICTNNNLCALAAAMYMASLGGTGFRGLARLNFDKAEYLKAAFRRAGFRIPFESPTFNEFVVEFPGDSEATYRKLLEKKFVAGLPLAPFYPTLKNHYLLCVTETRSREQMDALVREVTS, encoded by the coding sequence ATGCGATACCTGCCCCACACTCCCGAAGACATCGCCTCCATGCTGAAAGTCATCGGGAGGGAAGACCTGGAGGGACTTTTCTCAACCATACCGGATGATTGCCGCACCCGGGGGGAGCTTGATCTGCCAGAGGCCCTTACCGAGTGGGAATTGAACGAGAAACTCTCCACCCTCTCCGATTCCATGGCCGTATCCCCGGAATATTCCTCTTTTTTGGGTGCCGGGAGTTACGAACACTACATCCCGGAGTCCGTGTCTTATCTTTTGGGACGATCGGAGTTCGTGACCTCCTACACGCCTTACCAGCCCGAAATCAGCCAGGGGACCTTACAGGCCATCTATGAATTCCAGACCCTGGCGGCACGTCTCCTGGGCATGGAGGTGGCCACGGCCTCCCACTACGACGGGTCCACCGCCCTGGCCGAGGCCCTGCTCATGGGAATCCGGGTGACCAAGAAAGAGAAGGTGGCGGTTTCCTCCCTCATTCACCCCCACTACCGCCGGGTGGCCAGGACCTATCTCCATCCCACGGGGTTCGAAATCATCGAGTTGCCCATGCTGGACAGCGGCCTGACCGACCTCTCGCCCCTTGAAGAAATAGAGGGCCTTGCGGCCGTGGCGATCCAGTCTCCCAACTTCTTCGGGTGCATCGAGGATCTCGGGGCGGCCGCCGACTTGGCCCACCAAAAAAAGGCCCTGATGATCGCATCCTTCACCGAGCCCCTGGCCTACGGCCTGTTCCGGAATCCTGGAAGCCAGGGGGCGGATATCGCCTGCGGCGAGGGACAAAGCCTCGGGATCCCGCCTTCCTTCGGGGGACCGGCCTTAGGGATCTTCGCGGGCAAGATGCGCCATGTGAGGAACATGCCCGGAAGGCTGGTGGGTAAAACCACGGACCTGGACGGACGCCGGGGATTCGTGCTGACCCTGGCCACCCGGGAGCAGCACATTCGTCGTGAAAAGGCCACCTCGAATATCTGCACCAACAACAACCTTTGCGCCCTTGCAGCGGCCATGTACATGGCCTCCCTCGGCGGGACAGGTTTCAGAGGACTCGCGAGGCTGAACTTCGACAAGGCCGAATATCTCAAGGCGGCATTCAGGAGAGCAGGTTTCAGGATACCTTTTGAAAGTCCCACTTTCAACGAGTTCGTCGTGGAATTCCCGGGTGATTCCGAGGCAACTTACCGGAAGCTCCTTGAAAAGAAGTTTGTGGCGGGTCTGCCCCTCGCGCCCTTCTATCCAACCCTAAAAAATCATTACCTGCTCTGTGTAACCGAAACCCGGAGCCGGGAGCAGATGGATGCCCTGGTAAGGGAGGTGACGTCATGA
- the gcvH gene encoding glycine cleavage system protein GcvH, whose amino-acid sequence MKEISELQLPEDVRYAEDHEWARAEGESVRIGIDDYAQDQLGDIVFVELPQPGDSFSKGDEFGTVESVKAVSELFMPIGGEVLSVNSALEDAPELVNKDPYGEGWMIEIKPADPSEMDALLTRETYLEKLKGMQ is encoded by the coding sequence ATGAAAGAGATCAGTGAACTTCAATTGCCGGAGGACGTGCGGTATGCAGAGGATCATGAATGGGCCCGGGCTGAGGGGGAATCCGTGCGGATCGGCATCGATGATTATGCCCAGGACCAACTCGGAGATATCGTCTTCGTAGAGCTTCCCCAGCCAGGAGATTCCTTTTCCAAGGGAGATGAATTCGGGACCGTGGAGTCAGTGAAGGCGGTATCCGAGCTCTTCATGCCCATTGGGGGAGAAGTCCTTTCCGTGAATTCCGCCCTTGAGGACGCCCCCGAGCTGGTGAACAAGGACCCTTACGGGGAAGGCTGGATGATTGAAATCAAGCCGGCCGACCCTTCCGAGATGGATGCCCTTTTGACCAGGGAAACCTACCTGGAGAAATTGAAAGGAATGCAATAG